A portion of the Nitrosopumilus sp. genome contains these proteins:
- the thiD gene encoding bifunctional hydroxymethylpyrimidine kinase/phosphomethylpyrimidine kinase, whose amino-acid sequence MNLLSIGGSDPSSGAGIQSDIKTFFSLNVYGLTVITAITGQNTSTFGMIEPVSQKILRNQLDSILTDFKIDGIKIGMVFNSQIIKILYQKLKKSKIPIVVDPVIKSTTGGLLIEKLAIKDFQKYIIPLATIITPNEFEAEILSKTKINSKNSFRKIGKIIQKMGAKNVVITGIRGKNNKITDFIFENTRNYSISGDFIARNNHGSGCNYSAAMLFALAKNKSIQESVKFAKEFTYKSIKNAEKIGKGISVTNIQEKDRINLELLIAIDTFVEIKNIHKNIPECQTNFVYSKENPKSINDILGISGRIVKTGNEVTVAGNLSYGGSKHVATALLTISKKYPELRSAINLKYQNSTILKIKKSKLVISSYDRIQEPRNVKSSGSSIEWGIKQAIKDLKNTPDIIFHKGDFGKEPMIIIFGKNPNDIIEKILKII is encoded by the coding sequence ATGAATTTACTTTCCATAGGCGGATCTGATCCTTCATCAGGTGCAGGAATTCAAAGCGATATCAAAACATTTTTTTCACTCAATGTCTATGGATTGACTGTAATCACAGCTATTACAGGTCAAAACACATCAACTTTTGGAATGATTGAACCAGTTTCTCAGAAAATTCTGAGAAATCAATTAGATTCAATATTAACAGATTTTAAAATTGATGGAATAAAAATTGGAATGGTGTTTAATTCTCAAATTATCAAAATTCTCTATCAAAAATTAAAGAAATCAAAAATTCCAATAGTTGTTGATCCGGTAATAAAATCAACTACTGGTGGATTGTTAATTGAGAAATTAGCAATCAAAGACTTTCAAAAATACATAATCCCACTTGCAACAATAATAACACCAAACGAATTTGAGGCAGAAATATTATCCAAAACTAAGATCAATTCAAAAAATTCTTTTAGAAAAATTGGAAAAATCATCCAAAAAATGGGAGCAAAGAATGTAGTAATCACTGGCATTAGAGGAAAAAACAATAAGATCACAGATTTTATTTTTGAAAATACACGGAATTATTCTATTTCAGGAGATTTTATTGCCAGAAATAACCATGGTAGTGGTTGTAATTATTCAGCGGCGATGCTTTTTGCTCTTGCAAAAAACAAAAGCATACAGGAATCAGTAAAATTTGCTAAAGAATTTACATACAAATCAATAAAAAATGCCGAAAAAATTGGAAAAGGAATTTCAGTTACAAATATTCAAGAAAAAGACAGAATTAATCTAGAGTTACTAATTGCAATTGATACCTTTGTAGAAATTAAAAATATTCATAAAAATATTCCAGAATGCCAAACAAATTTTGTATATTCAAAAGAAAACCCAAAATCAATAAATGATATTTTGGGTATATCTGGAAGAATAGTTAAGACTGGAAATGAAGTTACAGTGGCTGGAAATCTTAGTTATGGAGGTTCAAAGCATGTTGCAACTGCACTGCTTACAATTAGTAAAAAATATCCTGAGTTAAGGTCTGCAATTAATCTAAAATATCAAAACTCAACTATCTTAAAAATCAAAAAATCAAAATTAGTGATTTCAAGTTATGATCGAATTCAAGAGCCTAGAAATGTGAAAAGTAGTGGCTCATCAATAGAATGGGGAATAAAGCAAGCCATTAAGGATTTAAAAAATACTCCAGACATAATTTTTCATAAAGGTGATTTTGGAAAAGAACCAATGATCATAATTTTTGGAAAAAATCCAAATGACATAATAGAAAAAATTTTAAAAATAATTTAA
- a CDS encoding nucleotidyltransferase family protein, producing MKAVILAGGLGTRLQPYTTFLPKPMLPLGEKPILEHLIDWTRKNGVKSIVLCVSYLRKTIEDYFEDGQRFGVSIEYAISNKPLATAGQLKTAEEFIDDTFVCMYGDSIFNFSLRNMIKQHSAKRAFVTMSLNEYKTNLPYGVIETSKTGKVTSWNEKPEIKANVNMGCYIMEPEVFNLIPKNIPYGMDDMIKKAMNKKRIISSFITKKGFIDIGNKLSYKKAYQEYIQKLGKI from the coding sequence ATGAAAGCCGTGATTCTTGCTGGAGGATTAGGTACTAGGCTTCAACCATACACTACATTTCTTCCAAAACCAATGTTACCCTTAGGTGAAAAACCAATTCTGGAGCATCTGATTGATTGGACAAGAAAAAACGGAGTCAAATCAATCGTTTTGTGTGTAAGTTATCTTAGAAAAACAATCGAGGATTATTTTGAAGATGGACAAAGATTTGGAGTCTCTATAGAGTACGCAATATCAAATAAACCATTAGCTACTGCAGGTCAACTTAAAACTGCTGAAGAATTTATCGATGATACTTTTGTTTGTATGTATGGCGATTCAATTTTTAATTTTAGTCTTAGAAATATGATAAAACAACATTCTGCAAAAAGAGCATTTGTAACCATGAGTTTAAACGAATACAAAACTAATTTACCATATGGTGTTATTGAAACTTCTAAAACAGGTAAGGTTACAAGTTGGAATGAGAAACCAGAGATAAAAGCAAATGTAAACATGGGTTGTTATATTATGGAGCCTGAAGTTTTTAATTTAATTCCAAAAAACATACCCTATGGAATGGATGATATGATAAAAAAAGCGATGAATAAAAAAAGAATTATCAGTAGTTTCATAACAAAAAAAGGATTCATAGACATAGGCAATAAATTATCATACAAAAAAGCATATCAAGAATATATTCAAAAACTCGGTAAGATCTGA
- a CDS encoding GNAT family N-acetyltransferase: protein MNNLIIRELRKEDLWNGFLTSLDSLKRTSSIDKNKANEIFDKINSNPDHVIVVAELDGKIVGATTLLIEQKFIHAGGIVGHIEDVVVDNKFQGKKIGEKIIKYVLEYAKNRGCYKTILACTDEIKPFYEKIGFKNIANELRFDHI from the coding sequence ATGAATAATTTAATCATAAGAGAATTAAGAAAAGAGGATCTCTGGAATGGATTTCTTACTTCCTTAGATTCTTTAAAACGAACAAGCAGCATTGACAAAAATAAAGCAAACGAGATTTTTGATAAAATTAACTCTAATCCTGATCATGTTATAGTAGTTGCAGAATTAGATGGGAAAATAGTTGGAGCGACAACTCTCCTAATTGAACAAAAATTCATTCATGCCGGTGGAATAGTTGGCCATATAGAAGATGTTGTAGTAGATAATAAATTCCAAGGTAAAAAAATAGGAGAAAAAATTATAAAATATGTTTTAGAATATGCAAAGAATCGGGGCTGTTACAAGACAATTTTGGCTTGTACTGATGAGATAAAACCATTTTATGAAAAAATAGGGTTCAAAAATATTGCAAATGAATTAAGATTCGATCACATCTAA